DNA from Sphingomonas psychrotolerans:
CCAAGCTCATGCCGCAATCTGCAGTGGCCGCGCTCCAGGGCCCGGCCGGCGAAACGCCGATCACCGGTCAATCGCCCGAGATGCTCGCGCTCGCCGAGCGCGCCGCCGACGGCGACGAAGACGCGATGAAGAAGCTCGAGTCGATGAACGCCGATCAGCCGCTGCTCGATCAGGAGATCGCGCTCGCCCAGGTCGACGGCCGCATCAAGCTCTCCGCCCTCAAGCGCATTGGCGATGCGATCCATGCGAGCCCGCCCGAAGCGGCCTCGGTGATCCGCCAGTGGATGAACACGTAAGGAAATGACGATGGCTACCGAACCCCACGACATCATCCCCGCAGATTCCGAAGAGGCGAGCGGCCCCGTGTTCGAAGATTTCGAGCCCTTTGCCACCGGCGATCATGCCGTTGCCGGCTCCGAAGGCCTCGAGGCGGTCCATGACGTGCCCGTCAAGGTCCAGGCAGTGCTCGGCCGCGCGCGTATGCCCGTCGGCGAGCTGCTGCACCTGACCGCGGGCACCGTGGTCGAGCTCGATCGCCGCGTCGGCGAGCCGGTCGACATCTTCGTCAACGATCGCCTGATCGCGCGCGGTGAAGTCGTGCTGATCGACAACGCGCTCGGCGTGACGCTCACTGAAATCGTTCGTCAGGACCGTTGATGCCCGGAACTATCCGTATGATCCTCGTCGGCGCACCGGGCAGCGAATTCCGTCGCGCCGCGGAGATGGCGCGCGACGCCGGCGCCGACGTGGCGATGGCCGATACGCCGGCGCAGGCGCTCGACTTTCTCCGCGAAGGCGGCGGCGACATGGTGATGATCGACGTCGACGCCGACATTGCCGGCTTCATGGCGAGCATCCGCGCCGAACGTTTCACCATTCCCGTGCTCGCCTGCGGCATCCAGGCCTCGGCCGAGCGCGCAGTGGCTGCGATCCGCGCCGGCGCCCGCGACTATGTTCCGCTGCCCCCGCAGCGCGAGCTGATCGCCGCGGCGATCGCTTCGGTGATCGAGCGCAAGGCACCAGTCCGCATCGGCGATCACCCCGCCCTCGCCCGCGCTTTCGCGCTCGCCACTGCCGTGGCGCCGACAGCCGCTCCCATCCTCGTCACCGGCGAGAAAGGTAGCGGCAAGGAAGTCATGGCGCGCGCGATCCACGAAGCGTCGGGCCGTGCCAATCCGCTCCATGTCGTCGAATGCGCCGGTATCGGCGCCGATGTGCTCGAATCCGAGCTGTTCGGGCATGAAACCGGAGCCTTTCCCGGCGCGGTCGCACGGCGCATCGGCCGGCTCGAAACCGCGGGCGGCGGCACGATCTTCCTGCGCGAAGTCGGCAGCCTCGCTCCCGCCATCCAGGCGCGCTTGCTCTCGGCGCTCCAGGAACAACGCTTCACCCGCATCGGCGGCGACGAACTGGTACCCTTTCGCGCGCGGCTGATCGCCTCGACCGGCATGGACCTCGAAGCCGCGGTCCATACCGGCAGCTTCCGCGCCGACCTGCTCGTCCGCCTCGGCCTCGTCCGTGTCGAGGTTCCGCCGCTGCGCGCGCGCGGCGGCGATCTGGCGCAGCTCGCCACGCATTTCGCCGAACGGCTCTCCGAAGCCGACGGCATCGTCGTCCGTCCGTTCAGCGACGCGACGCTGGTGCTGCTCTCGCGCTATGCGTGGCCGGGCAACATCCGCGAGCTCGAGGATTGCATTCACCGCGCTGTCCTGCTCGCGAAGGGGACCGCGATCGAGCCGGACGACCTCGTCCGCTCGGACGGCACCCGCCTGCTCGACCTCGAGCTCGCCGAACCCGGCGGGCTGCAGATCGAGAGCCTTGTCGGCCGCACCGTCGAGGAGGTCGAGCGCGAGCTGATCCTCCACACGCTGGAGCGGTGCCACGGCAACCGCACCTCGGCGTCGAACATCCTCGGCATCTCGGTGCGCACGATGCGCAACAAGCTGCGCACCTTCATCGAGGCCGGCATCGCCGTCGCCCCGGCGCCGTAACACCGACATTCTCCCTCCCTGATGGGGAGGGCTTCAGAAGCCGCAATCGAACAGGGTCCGCACATGCCCCCCGCCGTCCTCAACATCTTGA
Protein-coding regions in this window:
- a CDS encoding sigma-54-dependent transcriptional regulator, with protein sequence MPGTIRMILVGAPGSEFRRAAEMARDAGADVAMADTPAQALDFLREGGGDMVMIDVDADIAGFMASIRAERFTIPVLACGIQASAERAVAAIRAGARDYVPLPPQRELIAAAIASVIERKAPVRIGDHPALARAFALATAVAPTAAPILVTGEKGSGKEVMARAIHEASGRANPLHVVECAGIGADVLESELFGHETGAFPGAVARRIGRLETAGGGTIFLREVGSLAPAIQARLLSALQEQRFTRIGGDELVPFRARLIASTGMDLEAAVHTGSFRADLLVRLGLVRVEVPPLRARGGDLAQLATHFAERLSEADGIVVRPFSDATLVLLSRYAWPGNIRELEDCIHRAVLLAKGTAIEPDDLVRSDGTRLLDLELAEPGGLQIESLVGRTVEEVERELILHTLERCHGNRTSASNILGISVRTMRNKLRTFIEAGIAVAPAP
- the fliN gene encoding flagellar motor switch protein FliN, with the protein product MATEPHDIIPADSEEASGPVFEDFEPFATGDHAVAGSEGLEAVHDVPVKVQAVLGRARMPVGELLHLTAGTVVELDRRVGEPVDIFVNDRLIARGEVVLIDNALGVTLTEIVRQDR